A DNA window from Drosophila virilis strain 15010-1051.87 chromosome 4, Dvir_AGI_RSII-ME, whole genome shotgun sequence contains the following coding sequences:
- the LOC6629009 gene encoding uncharacterized protein yields the protein MSSTEVKLSRLLGLAQKFNNFYLTGFHKGDIRPFLVEGQQVGLIKSDVLKQLHKYPEVFCIRDCEYTKQGLVELNPAFRDYNERTAQLEKVLRELRSDGLFSALQGWRDECFEVKSEHKALLKMERAATPLFGVRKYGVDINGYVRHPQHGLCIWLQQRSNTKETWPGKWDNMVGGGLSVGYGIMETAIKEAAEEASIPKDLVKNLVSAGCVSFFFESDQGLFPNTEYVFDLELPVDFVPHNADGEVQAFELLPAKECVERVFTPDFKTTSAPVVIDFLIRHGHITAEKELNFTQIVELLHVPLQSLYTYKTRLEQKLQQHQASLPNDDNNCNCTSLPSSPLENGHNKKEAA from the exons GTTTTCATAAAGGCGACATACGTCCATTTCTGGTTGAGGGACAACAAGTTGGGCTCATTAAATCGGATGTCCTCAAGCAGCTGCACAAGTACCCCGAAGTGTTTTGTATACGTGACTGTGAATATACCAAGCAG GGTCTCGTCGAGCTAAATCCGGCATTCCGAGACTACAACGAGCGCACGGCACAACTGGAGAAGGTATTACGCGAACTGCGCAGCGATGGTTTGTTCTCAGCCTTGCAGGGATGGCGGGACGAGTGCTTTGAGGTCAAGTCCGAGCACAAGGCCCTGCTGAAGATGGAGCGAGCGGCGACACCGCTGTTTGGGGTCCGCAAATATGGTGTGGACATCAATGGTTATGTGAGGCATCCACAACACGGTCTGTGCATTTGGCTGCAGCAGCGCTCGAACACTAAAGAAACCTGGCCTGGCAAATGGGATAATATGGTGGGTGGTGGTCTTTCCGTTGGATATGGCATAATGGAGACGGCCATCAAGGAGGCCGCCGAGGAAGCATCCATTCCAAAAGATCTCGTCAAAAATTTGGTTTCAGCGGGCTGTGTCTCGTTCTTTTTTGAGAGCGATCAGGGCCTGTTTCCCAATACTGAATATGTATTTGATTTGGAACTGCCGGTAGACTTTGTGCCTCATAATGCGGATGGCGAGGTGCAGGCTTtcgagctgctgccagccaaagAGTGTGTGGAGCGCGTATTTACGCCAGATTTCAAGACGACATCGGCGCCAGTTGTTATCGATTTCTTGATTCGACACGGCCACATTACAGCTGAGAAAG AGCTAAACTTTACGCAGATTGTGGAGCTACTTCATGTGCCGCTGCAGTCATTGTACACGTACAAAACACGCCTGGAGCAGAagctgcagcaacatcagGCGTCACTGCCCAATGACGataacaactgcaactgcaccAGTTTACCCAGCAGTCCGCTGGAAAATGGGCACAACAAAAAGGAGGCAGCTTAG